A region from the Buchnera aphidicola (Pemphigus populi) genome encodes:
- the nrdA gene encoding class 1a ribonucleoside-diphosphate reductase subunit alpha codes for MHHSLFITKRDGRKEPIDLDKIHRVLNWAAEGLDNISVSQVELSSQIQFYNGIKTINIHETIIKAAADLISEDTPDYQYMAARLAIFHLRKKAYGQFEPPLLYTHVKKMVELGKYDKRLLIDYSPQEYIIMNSFINHWRDMNFSYAGVQQLEKKYLIQNRVNGKIYESAQFLYILISACLFSNYPSKKRMQYIQKFYDAISTFKISLPTPIMSGVRTPTRQFSSCVLIECADSLNSINATSSAIIKYVSQRAGIGINAGQIRAVGSPIRSGEAFHTGSIPFYKHFQTAVKSCSQGGIRGGAATLFYPIWHFEVENLLVLKNNRGIEENRVRHIDYGLQINKLMYERMILGKNITLFSPSDVPDLYDTFFSNQKTFEKLYVQYEHNIKIRKKHIKAMDLFSLIMQERTSTGRIYIQNVDHCNTHSAFNPDIAPIRQSNLCLEITLPTKSLNDIHDKNGEIALCTLSAINLGSIKDLNDLADLTKLVVRGLDAVLDYQDYPLSSAKRGAKGRRSLGIGVINFAYYLAKNGVRYSDGSANNLTHKTFEAIQYYLLNASCELAKEKGPCPWFHHTTYYQGILPIDTYKKHIDTICSEPLHLNWESLRKKIKKYGLRNSTLSAIMPSETSSQISNATNGIEPPRGYISIKASKNGMLRQVIPEYEKLKSNYELLWNIPNNNGYLQLAGIMQKFIDQSISTNTNYDPSLFPNGKIPMKQLLKDLLIAYKLGLKTLYYQNTRDGAEDNQSIFEISATDENCDSGACSI; via the coding sequence ATGCATCATAGTTTATTCATTACAAAAAGAGATGGTAGAAAAGAACCCATTGATTTAGATAAAATTCATCGAGTTCTAAATTGGGCAGCAGAAGGTTTAGACAATATTTCTGTATCTCAAGTAGAATTAAGTTCACAAATACAATTTTATAATGGAATTAAAACTATCAATATCCATGAAACTATCATTAAAGCTGCTGCAGATCTGATTTCTGAAGATACACCAGATTACCAATATATGGCTGCTAGATTAGCTATTTTCCATCTTCGAAAAAAAGCTTATGGTCAATTTGAACCTCCTTTATTATATACACACGTAAAAAAAATGGTAGAACTAGGAAAGTATGACAAACGTTTATTAATTGATTATTCACCACAAGAATATATAATTATGAATTCTTTTATTAATCATTGGAGAGATATGAACTTCTCGTATGCAGGTGTGCAACAATTAGAAAAAAAATATTTAATACAAAATAGAGTAAACGGAAAAATTTATGAAAGCGCTCAATTTCTTTATATTCTTATCTCTGCTTGCTTATTTTCTAATTATCCTTCAAAAAAAAGAATGCAATATATTCAAAAATTTTATGATGCTATTTCCACTTTTAAAATTTCCTTACCCACACCTATTATGTCAGGTGTGAGAACTCCTACTCGTCAATTTAGTTCTTGTGTACTGATTGAGTGTGCAGATAGCCTTAATTCTATTAATGCGACTAGTAGTGCCATTATTAAATACGTTTCTCAAAGAGCAGGTATAGGTATTAATGCTGGTCAAATTCGAGCAGTTGGAAGTCCAATTAGATCTGGAGAAGCTTTCCATACAGGCTCTATTCCTTTTTATAAACATTTTCAAACTGCAGTAAAATCTTGTTCTCAAGGTGGGATTAGAGGTGGTGCAGCCACTTTATTCTATCCTATTTGGCACTTTGAAGTAGAAAATTTACTTGTATTGAAAAATAATAGAGGAATAGAAGAAAATAGAGTACGACATATAGATTACGGATTGCAAATTAATAAATTAATGTACGAACGTATGATACTAGGAAAAAATATTACTTTATTTAGTCCATCTGATGTACCCGATTTATATGATACTTTTTTTTCTAATCAAAAAACTTTCGAAAAATTATATGTTCAATATGAACATAATATAAAAATAAGAAAAAAACATATAAAAGCAATGGATTTATTCTCACTTATCATGCAAGAAAGAACATCTACTGGACGTATATATATTCAAAATGTGGATCATTGTAATACACATAGTGCTTTCAATCCTGATATTGCACCAATTAGACAATCTAACTTATGTTTAGAAATTACGTTACCAACAAAGTCTTTAAACGATATTCATGATAAAAATGGTGAAATAGCATTATGTACCCTTTCTGCTATAAATTTAGGAAGTATAAAAGATCTTAACGATCTCGCAGATCTGACAAAACTAGTGGTTAGAGGACTAGATGCAGTACTTGATTATCAAGATTACCCATTATCAAGTGCTAAAAGAGGAGCAAAAGGGAGACGATCTTTAGGGATAGGGGTAATTAATTTTGCATATTATTTGGCAAAAAATGGAGTTCGTTACTCAGATGGATCTGCAAATAACTTAACACATAAAACTTTTGAAGCAATACAATACTATTTACTGAATGCATCCTGTGAACTTGCAAAAGAAAAAGGACCTTGTCCTTGGTTTCACCATACTACTTATTATCAAGGAATTTTACCAATAGATACTTATAAAAAACATATTGATACCATATGTAGTGAACCGCTGCATTTAAATTGGGAATCGCTTAGAAAAAAAATAAAAAAATATGGTTTGCGTAATTCAACACTATCAGCAATTATGCCATCTGAAACATCATCACAAATTTCTAATGCAACAAATGGAATAGAACCACCTCGCGGTTATATCAGTATTAAAGCATCAAAAAATGGTATGTTACGTCAAGTTATTCCTGAATATGAAAAACTAAAAAGTAATTATGAACTACTTTGGAACATTCCAAACAATAATGGTTATTTACAATTAGCAGGTATTATGCAGAAATTTATAGATCAATCTATTTCTACTAATACTAATTATGATCCATCATTATTTCCTAACGGGAAAATACCTATGAAACAATTGCTAAAAGATCTACTTATTGCTTATAAATTAGGACTAAAAACATTATACTATCAAAATACTAGAGACGGTGCAGAAGATAATCAATCCATTTTTGAAATATCTGCAACAGATGAAAATTGTGATAGCGGCGCTTGCTCAATATAG
- the nrdB gene encoding class Ia ribonucleoside-diphosphate reductase subunit beta yields MTYTTFSRKQNNQLHEPMFFGQPVNIARYDQQKYNIFEKLIEKQLSFFWRPEEIDLSKDFIDFQNLPKHEKHIFLSNLKYQTLLDSIQGRSPNVAFLPIVSIPELETWIQTWSFSETIHSRSYTHIIRNIIHVPSLIFDDIVTNKNISSRAKDISRYYDDLITMTSYWHLLGEGTYFIKNKKININLNLLKKKLYLCLISVNALEAIRFYVSFACSFAFAERQIMEGNAKIIRLIARDEALHLNGTQHILNILKNNKYNESMQDVILECQDEAFQLFKLVAYQEKKWAEYLFQDGSMLGLNKNILCQYIEYITNIRMKAIGLKTPFKINTNPIPWINFWLNSDHVQNAPQEVELSSYLIGQIDSQISDFEFSDFKL; encoded by the coding sequence ATGACCTATACCACATTCTCAAGAAAACAAAATAATCAACTACATGAACCAATGTTTTTTGGACAACCAGTAAATATTGCTCGATATGACCAACAAAAATATAATATTTTTGAAAAATTAATAGAAAAACAACTCTCTTTTTTTTGGAGACCTGAAGAAATAGATCTTTCTAAAGATTTTATCGACTTCCAAAATCTACCTAAACATGAAAAACATATTTTTCTTAGTAATTTAAAATATCAAACACTACTGGATTCTATTCAAGGTAGAAGTCCAAATGTTGCTTTTTTACCAATAGTATCCATTCCAGAATTAGAAACATGGATACAAACATGGTCTTTCTCAGAAACTATTCATTCGAGATCGTACACCCATATAATAAGAAATATAATACATGTACCATCATTAATATTTGATGATATTGTTACCAATAAAAATATCTCATCACGCGCAAAAGATATTTCACGTTATTATGATGATCTCATTACAATGACTAGTTATTGGCATCTTTTAGGAGAAGGAACTTATTTTATCAAAAATAAAAAAATTAATATCAATTTAAATTTGTTGAAAAAAAAATTATATTTATGCTTAATAAGCGTAAATGCATTAGAAGCAATCCGATTTTACGTGAGTTTTGCTTGTTCTTTCGCTTTTGCAGAAAGACAAATTATGGAAGGAAATGCAAAAATAATTAGATTAATAGCTAGAGATGAAGCATTACATTTAAATGGAACCCAACATATTTTAAATATTTTAAAAAACAATAAATATAATGAATCGATGCAGGATGTTATATTAGAATGCCAAGATGAAGCATTTCAACTATTTAAATTAGTCGCTTATCAAGAAAAAAAATGGGCTGAATATTTATTTCAAGATGGTTCTATGTTAGGATTAAATAAAAATATCCTTTGCCAATATATAGAGTATATTACTAATATTCGAATGAAAGCCATAGGATTAAAAACACCATTTAAAATAAACACTAATCCTATTCCCTGGATTAATTTTTGGTTAAATTCAGATCACGTGCAAAACGCCCCCCAAGAAGTAGAACTAAGTTCATATTTAATAGGTCAAATTGATTCACAAATTAGCGATTTTGAATTTAGTGATTTTAAATTATAA
- the yfaE gene encoding class I ribonucleotide reductase maintenance protein YfaE → MKNINIQIHNKSYKIKCNKKNKTILEILESHNIIIEYQCRQGYCGSCKMYLIKGTVISSSKFQPIAYLNPGEILPCCCKIQDNIEIKL, encoded by the coding sequence ATGAAAAACATTAATATCCAAATACATAATAAAAGTTATAAAATAAAATGTAACAAAAAAAATAAAACTATTTTAGAAATACTAGAATCACATAATATAATAATTGAATATCAATGCCGACAAGGATACTGCGGATCATGTAAAATGTATTTAATTAAAGGCACAGTTATTTCCTCTTCTAAATTTCAACCAATAGCTTATCTGAATCCAGGAGAAATTTTGCCTTGTTGTTGTAAAATCCAAGATAATATTGAAATCAAACTTTAA
- the pta gene encoding phosphate acetyltransferase, producing the protein MLRTIMLIPIGKNVEITTSGIGLVKAITDQNLTVCFFKPIVRYDNNKIINNTTNLILKNDSIFCIEPIKLIYTESFFNINYTDILIDKIVSKFYKYKNQYDILVIEGFRSTEIGVLSNTLNYKIATILNAEIVFIMQEDDYLNSSFVECTYFLKRVFKEDRHIKTSGLIINSQNKKINKDDNFYKNKNLFFKKNKLRVLAVIPCIIELVKIPIIYLFQCFNMHIIDTGIINCCFIENIIYFDQDLFNLKDKKTLNSIFIVSFDQCKYIHNIYLDKIKKNNIIAIILTGIKGDDYHNTIFFNYYRDTGIPIFSIDASTIQILSKLHFFSLKVNYKDSIKIEKIKSYVSGFICRNWLSSLHNAVVLNKNVSPNLFTYHLIKLSNKIKKRIVLPEGYDSRIIQAASICQKKGIADCILLGNPKKIYDLALKDGIDLENTNNIIDPKKIRNNYINRLVSLRSHKGMTFLYAKEMMKNNIILATLMLENNDVDGMVSGVINTTANTIRPALQLIKMKDAISLVSSLFFMLTSNKVLIYADCAINTEPNAKELADIAIQSADSAKLFGIDPKIAMISYSTYTSGFGQTVDKVREATSIARKRRPDLIIDGPLQYDAATIPEIAIVKAPKSCVAGYANILIFPDLNTGNTVYKAVQRLAKVIAIGPILQGLKKPVNDLSRGAMVEDIIYTIAITAIQSI; encoded by the coding sequence ATGTTACGAACGATAATGTTAATACCAATAGGTAAAAATGTTGAAATAACGACTTCTGGTATTGGATTAGTAAAGGCGATAACAGATCAAAATTTAACAGTCTGTTTTTTTAAACCTATTGTTAGATATGATAATAATAAAATTATTAATAATACTACAAATTTAATTCTTAAGAATGATTCTATATTTTGTATAGAACCGATTAAATTAATTTATACAGAATCTTTTTTTAATATAAATTATACCGATATATTGATAGATAAAATTGTTTCTAAATTTTATAAATATAAAAATCAATACGATATTTTAGTTATTGAAGGATTTAGATCTACGGAAATAGGTGTATTATCCAACACATTAAATTATAAGATTGCTACAATATTAAATGCTGAAATAGTTTTTATTATGCAAGAAGATGACTATCTGAATAGTTCTTTTGTAGAATGTACTTATTTTTTAAAAAGAGTTTTTAAAGAGGATAGACATATAAAGACTTCAGGTTTGATTATAAATAGTCAAAATAAAAAAATAAATAAAGATGATAATTTTTATAAAAATAAAAATCTATTTTTTAAAAAAAATAAGTTGAGAGTATTAGCAGTTATTCCGTGTATTATAGAATTAGTAAAGATACCAATAATTTATTTATTTCAATGTTTTAATATGCATATCATTGATACAGGTATAATAAATTGTTGTTTTATAGAAAATATTATATATTTTGATCAAGATTTGTTTAATTTAAAAGATAAAAAAACGTTAAATTCTATTTTTATTGTTTCGTTTGATCAATGTAAGTATATACACAATATATATTTGGATAAGATAAAAAAAAATAATATTATTGCTATAATTTTAACTGGAATAAAAGGTGATGATTATCACAATACTATTTTTTTTAATTATTATAGGGATACTGGTATCCCTATTTTTTCTATAGACGCTAGTACAATACAAATATTATCAAAATTACATTTTTTTAGTTTAAAAGTTAATTATAAAGATTCTATTAAAATAGAAAAAATAAAAAGTTATGTCTCTGGTTTTATTTGTCGTAACTGGTTATCTTCTTTACATAATGCCGTTGTATTAAATAAAAATGTATCGCCTAATTTATTCACTTATCATTTAATAAAATTATCTAATAAAATTAAAAAAAGAATTGTATTACCTGAAGGTTATGATAGTCGGATTATTCAAGCTGCATCTATTTGTCAAAAAAAAGGTATAGCGGATTGTATATTATTAGGAAATCCTAAAAAAATATATGATTTAGCATTAAAGGACGGTATTGATTTAGAAAATACTAATAATATTATTGATCCTAAAAAAATAAGAAATAATTATATTAACCGTTTGGTTAGTTTAAGAAGTCATAAAGGAATGACTTTTTTATATGCTAAAGAAATGATGAAAAATAATATAATTTTAGCAACTCTAATGTTAGAAAATAATGATGTTGATGGTATGGTTTCTGGTGTAATAAATACAACCGCAAATACTATTCGACCTGCGTTACAATTAATTAAAATGAAAGATGCTATTTCTTTGGTATCGTCTTTATTTTTTATGCTAACATCAAACAAAGTACTAATATATGCAGATTGTGCAATTAATACTGAACCTAATGCGAAAGAATTAGCTGATATTGCTATTCAATCGGCAGATTCTGCTAAATTATTTGGAATAGATCCTAAAATAGCTATGATTTCGTACTCGACGTATACATCTGGATTTGGTCAGACAGTAGATAAGGTAAGAGAGGCTACATCTATAGCAAGAAAAAGACGTCCAGATTTAATTATAGATGGACCACTTCAATATGATGCAGCCACAATTCCAGAAATTGCAATTGTGAAAGCACCTAAATCATGTGTCGCTGGTTATGCTAATATATTAATATTTCCAGATCTTAATACAGGTAATACAGTTTATAAAGCAGTGCAACGTTTAGCTAAAGTCATTGCTATTGGTCCGATTCTACAAGGATTGAAAAAACCAGTAAATGATTTGTCACGAGGTGCAATGGTTGAAGATATAATCTACACTATTGCAATAACAGCAATTCAATCTATATAA